In Desulfobacterales bacterium, the DNA window TTTTTTATATACTACATTATTGACAGATCCGAGCGAGCTTGATAGTTTTATGCATCGTCATCAAAATGATTTCACTGTGTGACTTATAATATATTTTTATCATCGTTAACACTAAAGGAGGTGAAAAAAAGCTTATGCGGAAAGGAACTGTCTTAGTAATGATGTTGTTTTTGGCAATAGCGGTCATGTTTGTGTCAACCGGCCTGAATGCGGGAACCACGGCTCCAGATGCCATAAAAATGGAAAACAAGGCCTATGACAAACACACCAAGCCCATCGTCACGTTTGAACATAAAAAGCACGCTGAAGACTATGCCAAGGCCAATCCCAAGCTTTTTCCAAACGGCTGCGGTGACTGCCACCACGATCAAAACGGCAAGCCTTTAAAGGATTTAAAGGCCGGTGATGATGTCCAGGGCTGTATTTCCTGCCATAAGGAACCGGGCCAGAAACCTTCAAAGGAAAAGCTGGATAAAAAGGAAAAAATCAAAAAGTATCATGCCGAAGCGATCCACGAAAACTGCGGCGGCTGCCACAGTGATTTTAATAAAGCCAAAAAACTAAAATCATCCGACAAGGGCGCAGCGCCCACGAAGTCAAGATGTAACAATTGCCACCAGAAATAATTGATCCTAATAAAAAAGGGTAATCTTCTCTGGTAGAGATGATTACCCTTTTTTTATGTGTTTTTTACGCTTTGGAACGTTGAAAAGACCTGGCATTTTGAACAAGCTTCTCGGCCCATCCCGGCGTTCCCAGCGCATGGATGTGCGTATAAGTTGCCAGGACGTTTTTAAAACATAACCCGTCCTTCTGTCTCATAAACCCGGCGCCTCTTTTCATTGAATAGGCCAGGTCCTTATCCGCGCCACTCCATTTTAAAACCGTGGAATAGTGAAATTCATGCCCGCGCAATTCCGTTCCCACCGGAAAGTAAGGGTTTTTTCTCTCTACAACGACAATGGTATACCCGTGACCCTGGGGTTTTTTGGAAAATCCGAAAACAACCGGCAACACCCCGGTCATGGGGTAAGCGTTTTCCCCCAGCACCAGCGTCTCGCCCAGATACATCAATCCGCCGCATTCGGCATAAATGGGAAGGCCCTTTTCCACCAACGACTTTATTTTTTCTTTGAAGTGGATGTTGGCAGCCAGTCTTTCCGCGTGTGTTTCCGGAAATCCGCCGCCGATGTAGAGGGCATCCACCAGCGGAAACGGTTTGTCGTCCAGCGGGCTCAAAAATACGGTTTGGGCGCCGGCTGAGCGGAGCGCTTCGATATTTTCCGGATAATAGAATTGAAACGCCGAATCCCTCATGATGCCGATTCGAGGAGCAGGGCCTTTTACCACCCGGGCCGGTTGGCTTTTGATGGTCTCCCGGCCTTTAATTTTCTCCCGTTCTTTTTCAACCGTTGGAACGGGAAGGGCTTGGGCAGCCACCCGGGACAACGCTTCAAGCTCCAGGTATTGCGCCGCCATTTTTGCTGCGGCTTCGATGGAATCGCCGGCCCAGTCATGTTCCGGCGTTGGTACCAGCCCCATGTGACGCTCCGGGAAGCTTTCATTTTTCAATTTCGGCACAGCGCCCAGAACCGGAATGCCGCAATGGTGCTCGATGCTTTGGCGCAGGATTTGTTCGTGGCGGGAACCGGCCACACGGTTTAAAATAACCCCTTTTATCTGAACTTCCGGGTCAAAGTGCAGACACCCCAAAACTGCGGCCGCCATGGTGCGGGTGGATTTGGTGCAGTCGATGCAGAGAATGACCGGCGCGCCGAGCAGTTTGGCCAGCTCGGCCGTGCTGGTTGCGCCGGCGCGGTCCATGCCGTCGTAAAGTCCCCGGTTGCCTTCTATCAGTGCGATATCACCCGGATGGGTATGGGTCAGAAAAGAGGCGCGGACAAGCGCCGCATCGACCAGGAAAGTGTCCAGATTAAAACAGGGCCGGCCGGCCGCAAGGGCAAGCCAGCCCGCATCAATATAATCCGGACCTTTTTTAAAAGGAGCGACGGTTTTCCCCAGCTTTTTCCATGCTGCGATGATTCCGATCGACAGTATGGTCTTTCCCGATCCGCCCCGCAGGGCTGCCATCACCAGTCTGGGAAATTCCATTTTTTTCTTACACCTATCGGCAGGCTTCGAAAATCAAACACGGCACGGAGCCGTTTTTTCACACGGTTTAGTCTTCGTGTTCGGCCGCCGCCTGCTTGCCGGCGCCCTTAAGTCCGTACATGGAGGTGCTGCCGCTGGACCAGTATTCAAGAACGCCTTCCTGAACCATCAGGTTGATCATTTTTTTGGCGTCTCTTGGTTTCATCTCCAGAATTTTTGCCAAATCGTTGAAATAAAATTTACTTTTGCCCTTTTTACCCTGGAGTTCTGCTACGATTTTTGCCGTTGCTTCCGCTTGATCCATGGTTGAGTCCTTCTTTATAAATGCAGGGGCTGCCTGTAGAGGCAACCCCTGCCGGTTGTTAGAGTGTTAGAACTTAAAGTTGGTTGTCTGACGCCATGTAAAATAGGCCGGATCGCGGAAATCATCGATCAGATGATGGGTAAATTCCAGTTCGCATTTATCAAAGAATCTTTCCCACCCGATCCGTTCGGCCCATTCGCCCAGGCGTTCATACTTGCGGGCGTCCTTGGCATAAGCTTCTACTATTTGCTTGATTGCTTCAGTCGTTTTCGGCCAGCGCGGCGGCTCGTTGGGGATAAAGGCCACCACGACCTTTGAAAACTTCGGAGCGCTGATGCGGTTGGAAACCTTTCCGCCCACCATTAAGACAATGCCATCGCCTACATCGTCCTGCAGGGGCATGGCCGGGCACATGGTGTAGCAATTGCCGCAGAACATGCAGCGGCTGTTATTGACCGCAACACTGTTGACTTTTCTCCCGTCCGGGAGATCGACTTTGGCCGGCTTGATGGCTGCCGTGGGACAGGCCGCAATCGCCAGCGGGATCTCGCACATTTTATCCAGGTATTCGTGGTCCAGCATCGGCGGTTTGCGATGATAGCCCAGAATGGCGATGTCCGAACAGTGAACCGCCCCGCACATGTTTAAGCAGCAGGCCAGCGAAACGCGCAGGTGCGCCGGAAGCCGCATACTGGTGAAATCTTCAAACAGCACGTCCATTGCGGCTTTTACCGGACCGGAAGCGTCCGTTGCCGGTGTATGGCAGTGCAGCCAGCCCTGGGTGTGGACAATATTGGTAATCCCCGCGCCGGTGCCGCCAACAGGGAACTTGTAGCACCCGCCCGACTGTTTTCTGCTGAGCAGGTCTTTCTTTAACGGTTCTACCTTGTCTTTGCTGTCCACCATGAATTCGATATTGTTTCGGGTGGTAAACCGCACATGACCGCCACAGTGTTTATCCGCGATGTCGCAGATTTCACGGATATGGGACACGCTCATCAAACGCGCGCCGCCGGCCCGGACCGTAAAAACCTTGTCGCCGGTTTCAGACACATGCACCAGCACGCCGGGTTCCAGGATTTCATGATACAGCCATTTGCCCTTGTTTTTCTTGATTACGGGCGGATAAAATTCTTCAAAATGTCGAGGACCGATGTCGGTTATCCGGTCCTTCATCGGTTGTTTTGGATCGTATCCTGAGGATATAAAAGCCATGGTTGTCACCCCCTATCGCTGATGATGTTTTCTGAATTCATTGACATCGCGCTTAAAGCCGCCCTCTACCTCTTCTTCTTTCCAGAAAATGTAGGGGTTGGAACGCGGTTCCTGAACATGCTGCGGCATCGGCTTAATCTCGGTCGCCTCAAGCAGCTTCTGGAATCCCTGCCGTTTGATCAGTTCGCCCAGCCGTTCGCGGTTCTTGCCTTCTTCCATCCACCAGTCCCATATTTTTTCGATGACTTCTTTGATTTCATCGTAAGGCTCTTCCGCCTTGATAAAGGGAACCAGCAGTGAGCCCATCTGGGCGCCGTCGAGGATCGGGGCCTTTGCACCCACCAGAATGGACAAACCACGGTCATTGCCGATTCGCAATGCTCTGGGCATGACATTGATGCAGTGCATGCAGCGCGTACACTCTTTATTGTTGATGAAAAGTTTTCCATCCTTATACTTCATGCATTCGGTGGGACACAGGTTGATGACTTCTTTCTTGATATCAAACGGGCCCCAGTCGCGGCCGGCATGGGCGCCGGCATTGGGTTGGATCTCCCCGCCGACATAGGCCTTGACCGCTTCCTGGTCGATTCCGATGTCATCCCGCCAGGTGCCGATAAAAGACATATCCGCCCGGGCGATGGATGCCACGCAGCAGTTGGGGCAGCCGTCAAGCTTAAACTTGAATTTATAGGGAAACGCCGGACGATGCAGTTCATCCTGATACGAATTGGTCAGGTCATGGCAAAGCGCCTGGGTGTCATAACACGCATATTCGCAGCGGGCCTGACCGATGCAGTCCGAAGGCGTCCGCAGGTTGGAACCGGACCCGCCCAGATCCTGATTGTATTTATGGGTCAATTCATAAAAAATTTCTTCCAGCTGCGGCGTCGTGGTCCCTAGCAGAATAATATCGCCGGTGGATCCATGCATATTGGTAATGCCGCTGCCGCGCATATCCCACAAGTCACACAGCTGCTTTAAAAATTCTGTTTTGTAAAACTTGCCGGCCGGCTGGTTGACGCGCAGCGTGTGGAAATGGGCGACGCCCTTGAACATCTCGGGCTGGTCGCAATACCGGCCGATGACGCCGCCGCCATAGCCGAACACGCCGACGATTCCGCCGTGCTTCCAATGGGTCCTGCCATGTTTGAAAGACAGCTCCAGCAGGCCCAGAATATCTTCACACACATCCTGAGGTATCTGGTACTCAACACCTTTTTCATTCTTAGCTCTTGATTCGGCTTCCCGCTTAATGTCGGTCACAAAACTCGGCCACGGCCCAGTTTCCAGTTGATCCAACAAAGGGGTTTTATGTTTTGCCATATTTAACCTCCATTTTCAGTTTTGTAAATTCACCCATATACTTGTATGAATCTCTCGTGTATTACTGCGCTGTCGAGGTCACCTCCTCTCGGTTTGTTATTTCGATATATCTTCGATATATTTATATATTTTATAATTTAGCAATAGGGGGTCCATGAAATTATCCCCAAGGTTTGAGGTATAGAATCAATAACCTTGCTTGTCAATAGAAAACAGAGGATTTGCGGTCTAACAATCCTTTTTATTCCCATGAGTTGTAACGGCGCCAAATCATATTTTGCCCATATGAATCACCCGGTAAAGGTCGGCCGCATGCTGCTCCAAATGCGCCTGAACGGCCGGGATGTCCGGACTGGCCGGCGGATACGTTGCAGCAAGATCGCTTAGCAATCCCAGCAATTCCTTTTCCGTGAGGATGGAAAGGGTTGCTTTAAAACCGTCTGTTATTGGGACCGGCAGCTTCGGAAGCGGAGGTTTTTGCGCCAGGGCTTCGAAGAACCCGCTTACGGTGCCCATCAGCGCCTCATGTCCCAACCAGGCAACCGGACCGGTGCCGTCAAGCCTGTCCAGGCGCATCCGAATGGAAAGCTGCAGGAAAAAAATCAACAGCGCTTTTAAGGCAAAAGTCGTTTTATTTTCAATCCCTTTTGAATTTTTAAACAATTTCAGGTACTGCCGCACGGTAATCAGGCGAACGGTTATCCGGTCCTTTTCTTGTTTCAACACAAAATCCCCGGCAGCGTGGTGCCAGGAAAATATCTGCTCAAAAGTCTCGGGATTATAATAAAAGGTTAATATTTTAGCTGCCTGCCTGAACAAATTAGTGGCCTGGGTTGACGACAGAAAAAAATCACCCCCCTTGTAATCCCAGGCAACAATTCGATTTTGCCTTGTTTCCGGGTCACATGACAAATGAAATTCATTGAAGCCCTCAAACCATTCTCCCAAAAACATGGGTATGGAATACCCATGGTCTTTTAATGGCACCTCGCCATAAGCATATACCTCCGGGAGATAACCAACCGTAAAATCTTTCTTTAATTTCTTGATTGTGTGGTATTCGTTTTCAATCCAGGCTTTACCGGTTGCGGATATAGCCACATTTAAAACAAACGCGGCCGTAAATCCAGATCCACAAACATCAACTCTGGACGGATGGTAAAATTGCCCGTGTTTTTCCAGAGAGACACGAACCTCGCGGATTTCTTCCGGCCGGACAGTTCGTTCTAAGCGAATAGCCGCGGCCTGGGTCAGGTCTGCAAATTTATTTCGCATCAAGAATATACGCGCCGCCTGAAAATAATCTTTATAACTCACCGGTGCATCAGCGGACTTGCCGCCGCTGACGCCCGCGAACAGATTTCGATCCATCGGAAGGAGCGCATTCCAGATTTTGCTGCGAGGGGAAACCGACTGGTTGTTTTTGGAGAGTATATAAGTAAACTGGAGCACGTTCTGCCTTGAAGGGTTTAGAAAGTGAATTTGAAAACCAGCCCGTCCGCCGTCGATTCAGGCTATCGATACTGTTCTATTTCTTTAATTATTTCAGGGGCGACGGCATATCCCAGCTCAACCGCCTTGTCGCAGTGGGTGACGGCCAGCTCCGGTTGTCCGCTTTCAAGATACGCGATGGCCAGGTTGTTATGGGCAATTGCAAAATTCGGTTCCATTGAAAGCACCTTTAAGTTCGTTTCAATGCTTTCAGCGATCATCCCTTTCATTAAATAGGCATTTGCCAGGGTGGCATAGGCCTGTAGAAAGCGGGTATTGAATTTAACCGCTTTTTCAAGCGCAAAAATAGCTTCGTCCAGTTTTCCTTGTTGCAGATTCACAAAACCGATATTGCCGTAACCTTCTGCAAATCCGGCTCTTGACTGTACGGCTTGTTTATTGAACTCGAGACACCCGTCCAGGTCGCCCCGCTGCAACCGGATTCCCCCCAGTTGGACATAGGCTTCGGCAAGGTTCGGGCTGCAACTCAGCGCTTCATGGAGTTCTTTTTCTGCTTCATCATATTTTTTTTGTCCCAGCAACGCCACCGCAAGATTGTAATGGGTTGTACCGCAATCGGGATTTCCCGCCAGGGCCGCCCGCTGCTGGGCGATATATTCATCCACATTTTTTGCTTTCGACATGCTCATCTTTCCTTTCATTTTAATCTGCTTATGCTTGTTGGCCAGCTTACCCCACTTTTAGATATTGTACCATATCTTTTTGGAGGCATTGTAAAATAAAAACCGCTTTGACCCGGCGTTACGCTTACTTATATTTATTGTATTTAACATTTTTTTTCTTGACAACAAATTATAGTTTTTTTAACGTCTTTATATACTTAAGGCGAGCCACACGGGAACTATTGTTTATACATTCTACTAGCTCTTTTTAACCATTCTTTATTTATAGCAGCGTTTTTGGGCGTTTGGTTTTAAAAGTTTCGTTTCAACTGTCCCGCATGGTTGGGTAAATATTCGATAACTCCCGGGATGTTTTTTCTAAACCCCAAAAAGTTTCTATGAGAGGGACTATGCTCACTGGATGTTTTACTGCAATTATTACACCGTTTACGGCCGGACATTCCACCGTTGATTTTAAAGGCCTTGAAAAGCTGGTGGAATACCAGATCATAAACGGAATCAGCGGCATACTGGCAGTCGGTACAACCGGAGAAAGTCCGACCCTAAACTGGGAGGAACACAAAAAGGTCATCAAGGTGGTCGCCCAGCAGGCCCGAAAAAAATGCGGCTGCATTGCCGGAACCGGCAGCAACAATACCGAAGAGGCCATCGAAGGGTCTAAACATTCCGCTGATTTGGGTGTTGATGCCGTTTTGCTGGTAGACCCTTATTACAATGGCCCCAGCTCCCTGGAAATCAGAAAAGAATATGTCGGCCCGGTGGCCCGCGCTGTTCCGGATGTTCAGGTCATCCCTTATGTTATTCCCGGTCGAACGGGCGCCCAACTGCTGCCGGAAGACCTTGCCCTGCTCTATCAGGATTATAAAAACGTATCCATCGTAAAAGAAGCCACCGCCGACCTTGAAAACATGAAACGGACACGCAAATGCTGCGGCCCGGATTATACGATCTTTTCCGGCGATGACGGCATGACGTACGAAATGATGGTAAACCCGGAGATTAAAGCCGCCGGTGTTATATCCGTGGTTTCAAATATTGTTCCCGCGGCCCTGTCCAATCTGGTCCGCCTGCTTCAGCAAGGCGACCTCGAAGGAGCGAAACAGCTGCTCAACTCGCTTAAACCGCTTTTTGACCTGGTAACGGTTAAAACCATGGAAAAAACGCCGTATGGAGATGTTCTTTGCCGGGCCAGAAATCCCCTGGCAATCAAAACCCTGATGAAACTGCTGGGAATGCCTTCGGGCCAATGCCGCCCCCCCATCGGCAAAATGACCCGCGCCGGACTTGATAAAGTGCTCCTCGTCGCTCGAAAGGTCCAGGCCGATTCGCCTGAAATATTTAAACCGTTGGCAGACTTTTTCAGCGTTGACATTGACGAGCGGCTCAATACGCCGTCCTATCAGGAAGGTCTCTATTACGAAGGATACCTGTAAAACGGAATTGTCCGGAAGCTGATTCGGGACGTTATTTTGACAACCACTATAAAACTGAAAGCCACGCCTTCGGGCGTGGCTTTTATTTGGTCCGGATCTCTCTAAACTCGGATTGCCCTTCTTTATAAAGAATCCACTTCAACCACTTGAGCCCGAATTTCAACAGACTGATTTCATCCTGCTTGATTCTTGTGCGGGTGTCTTGGTCGACATCATAACGTTTTAAAAAAGAGCTTTCAAATACAAACGCTCTGAACATATCGATATTGTAGCTGACCATAAAAAACATTTGCTTGCCTTGTTCCGTAAGCCTGACACTGGGCGGAAACGACCGCTTTCTGACAACCAGATCCGTCCATTCCGCATTAATGTCATCATGGACATCAACCCCCTGATCGTGACGCCACTCCTGGACATTCCAGACCTTGTCCTCGTTAAATCCCTGGCAGTGCGGTTCATCTACAAAGAAATAAAATCCATCGTCGTCGGCTCCCTCCTTGTGGCTCAGCGATGCCACTCCCAGGGGATAATACCGGCAGGTGGTGGGTCGGTCCTCGTAAATGATGCATCCATCTGTTCTGACAAACGGGCAGGACGCCAAATCGTCATCAAGCAGCTTGAGCGTGATGACCGGCAGATCGGTTTTTTCCAGCAGCTGAGGTTCCGTGTATAGGGCCAAAAATTCATCGGATTTGAGCCCCAGACGGTTCTTTAGCCGAATAATGTCATAGGGCGTAAGGATGATATTGATCCCGCGGCAACATTTCGTAAAGCAGGAAATTTTGTCATGACATCGAAATTTAAATTTATTTTTGGGGCCCAGTCGTCGCGGTTCGACACGGGCCGCCTTCGGGGTAGAATTCATTCTCATTACCTTTCAAAAAAATAGCTGTATATTGCTTCATACCCAAGCTTCTTTATAAAGTCAATTGGACGAAACCCTTCTATTGCATCAAAAACCCGGCAACGTTTAGCAAAGGCGTAAACTTAAGGCTTGATTTAAAATAACACCATGTTATATCATTTCAAGTTGTGAATTTACTAATTCTACTTCTGGAGGTAATTTTAAATGCAGTTAACCATTAACAAAACAGACAAGTTAAAATCACGTCCGGATGATTCCGATTTAACATTCGGAACCATGTTTACCGACCATATGTTTAATATGGATTACGGTTCGGATAAAGGATGGCATAACCCGCGCATCGAACCCTACGCGCCTATTCAAATGGACCCCTCAACGATGGTGCTGCATTACGGGCAAACGGTCTTTGAAGGCCTCAAAGCCTACCGAACCGCTTCCGGCGACATCCAGCTTTTCCGGCCCAAAGACAATTTTAAACGCATGAACGGTTCCTGCCGGAAGCTGTGTATTCCTGAATTCGATGCCGACGCTGTTTTTAGCGCGCTGAAAGAACTGCTCAAAATCGAAAAGGACTGGGTCCCCAGCGCCCCGGAAACATCGCTGTATATCCGGCCGACCATTATCGCCATGGACCCCTTTCTGGGGGTTCGGGCTTCTTACACCTACCGCTTTTTTATCATTTTATCACCGGTGGGCGTTTACTATAAAGAGGGCTTCAACCCCGTCAAGATCTGGGTCACCAAAGATCATGTCCGGGCCGTGCGCGGCGGCCTGGGAGAAGTCAAGACCGCTGCCAACTATGCCGCCAGCCTTTACGCCGGGGAGCAGGCGCATAAAAACGGCTATACCCAGGTGCTGTGGCTGGACGGTGTCGAACAAAAGTATATCGAAGAAGTCGGCTCCATGAACATCTTTTTCGTCATCGACGATGAACTCATTACCCCGATGTTAAGCGGCAGTATCCTTCCCGGCATAACCAGAGACTCCGTCATCGCCCTGGCAAAAATGTGGAACATCAAGGTTTCCGAAAGAAAGATCAGTATCGACGAAGTCATGAAAGCGCATGCTTCCGGGTCACTTCAGGAAATTTTCGGCACAGGAACCGCCGCAGTTGTTTCGCCGGTGGGCGAACTGAAATGCGGCGATACCGTCCTTAGCGTCGGCAACGGCAAAGTCGGGCCCATGGCGCATCGTTTTTTTAAAACCCTGACAGATATTCAATATGACAAGTCCGAGGACCCCTTAGGATGGGTTGAACCGGTATAACTCACCCGCGAGCCACCGGCAACAGCAGCTGTTAGGAGGTAACAGTGACCCCTGCAGGCGAACCAGAAAACCTGAAAACCTTTGTCCAAAAAATGGAAGCAGACGGGCTGCCGCCGATTGTCATTAAAACTTTTGCCTATTATTACAACCAGGTCGCTGCCGGTGAAACCGGCTTGATATATGACCGGGACCTCACCTGTGTGGGACCCGAAGATATTGACGACTTATCCGACCTTATTAAATATGCCGAGACCGGACAGCATGTTTTTAAAAATACCGTTAAAATCATACTCAACGGCGGCCTGGGGACCACCATGGGCCTCACCCAGGCAAAATCCCTTATTGATGTAAAACCCGGCAAAACATTTCTTGAAATCATTCTGCGCCAAACCTTGCATCGGCGGATGCGGCTGGCCTTTATGAACAGTTTCAACACCCATAAGGACACTTTAAAGGCCCTGGCGGCATATGACCGTCCCGACGGGCCTCTGGTTTTTCTGCAGCATAAATTTCCAAAGATTTTACAGCAAGGGCTGGCGCCGGCCGTTTGTCTCAATGATCCTGAGCTTGAATGGAATCCTCCCGGACATGGGGATGTATATACCGCGCTCTATACCTCCGGAATCCTGCAAAAGCTTCTGGATCAGGGGGTGCACTATGCCTTTATCGCCAATTCGGACAATCTGGGCGCGACGGTTGACCCGGCCCTGTTGGGCTATTTTTCCAAACAAAATATTCCCTTTATGATGGAAGTTGCCGAGCGAACACCGGCAGACCTTAAGGGCGGACATATCGCCCGCCATAAAAGCGGCCGTCTGATTTTACGCGAATCCGCGCAATGTCCAAAGGCGGAACTGGACGCTTTCCGGGACATCGACTGCTACCGGTTTTTCAATACCAATAATATCTGGATCAACCTGGAATTTTTGCAAACACTGATCCGGGACAAAAAAACCGTTCGCCTGCCGATGATACTAAACCCCAAGACGTTGGACCCGCGGGACGACAACAGCCCGCCGGTATATCAACTTGAAACCGCCATGGGTGCGGCCATTTCTCTTTTTGAAGGCGCCCGCGCCGTCAAGATTCCCAAAACCCGGTTCATGCCGGTCAAAACCTGCAACGACCTCATGGAGCTTCGCTCCGACCGGTTTGTTTTTACGGACGACAAGCAGTTGATATTAAATCCGGACTGCCGCACTGATTTTATCAGGATCCAGCTCGACCCGAATTTTTACAGCCGTCTGGACCTGTTCGATCAACGCTTTAGCGATGGCATCCCTTCACTCAAGGACTGTGTGTCTTTAACGATTCGCGGAGACGTGCGGTTTGAAGCGGACGTGAGGATTAAAGGCCGGGTGATAATTGAAAATAATCAGCCCTCACAGGCTGTTATTAAAAAGGGTGCGACCATTGACACCGACATGGTTTTGGGGGATTAGCCCCTTTTAAACAGGTAATAATACCGGATAACCTTCTCAACATATGCTTCTGTTTCCCGAAAGGGCGGAATGCTACCAAAACGATCCACCACCCCCGGACCGGCGTTATAAGCCGCCAGCGCCAGCGGCAGCTTTCCTTCATAGCGGTTGAAAAGCTGTTTGAAATAGCGCGCACCGCCCATTATATTTTCCCACGGATCAAATCCATTGGCGATATTCAATGCTTTCATGGTTTCAGGCATGATCTGCATCAAACCTTTGGCCCCTTTTCTGGAAACCGCCCGTGGATTATAATCTGATTCCACTTTGATCATCGCATTCAACAAGTGGGCTGAAATGCCGTGGCGTTTGGAGGCGGCGTTGATAATGGGTTCATATTTTCCGGTTAGACTTGCCGGCAGTGCTGCCGCCGGTCTTTCCTTGATATAAAGCCTGTAGTGGGAGGAGGTAGGCGCATTGGTAAAGTGCAAGACACCGTTGCTGTCGATATACTTGTAGATATCCGCAAACCCGGGGCTTATTCCGATGAGATTGCATATACACACGCACAGAATTGTATACCATATTTTTTTTGCGGGACGCAAAGTCTTTATCCTCGACGCTGTAGCCGGCCCATTTCGGCCCATGTAAAGCACCCACAACCCGTCATCGCGCAAATAGCGGTTTTTAATCTCCATTACCATATCAAAATCAGGGGGTTAACTCAAGTTAAAAGTTTTAAGGCATCAACGCTTAAGCAGCGTTGGGTATTTTTCGCACATATGTTGCAGCGCCGAGGCCGGCCACACACCCCTCTCCGACGGCCTTTGCCATCTGCCAGGGCGGTCCGCAGGCGTCGCCGGCGGCAAAGATGCCGGGGACATTGGTCTCCTGCTGCTTGTTCGTCGCGATGTATCTCATCTCTTGGTCTAATTGGATTCCCAGGCTGGTAGCCAGCTCCATAACACCTTTGGCGCCCAGCTCGACAAATATGCCACTGACAGAAAGAACCGTGCCGTCATCCGTCTTCAGACCTTCAACCTTGTCTTTGCCGATGATCTCAACCGGCCAGGTTCCCTCGTGGATAATGACCGGACTTTGTTTAAGTTCTTGTTTCAGGGCGGCGGTTACTCCGAGTGACCGGCATACCAAACGGACGGATTTTGACGAATGCACCAGTGTCAAGGCGCCACCGGCTGCAGCGCTTTCACCCCCAACGACGCATACATCCTCGCCCTTAAAAAA includes these proteins:
- a CDS encoding YkgJ family cysteine cluster protein — its product is MNSTPKAARVEPRRLGPKNKFKFRCHDKISCFTKCCRGINIILTPYDIIRLKNRLGLKSDEFLALYTEPQLLEKTDLPVITLKLLDDDLASCPFVRTDGCIIYEDRPTTCRYYPLGVASLSHKEGADDDGFYFFVDEPHCQGFNEDKVWNVQEWRHDQGVDVHDDINAEWTDLVVRKRSFPPSVRLTEQGKQMFFMVSYNIDMFRAFVFESSFLKRYDVDQDTRTRIKQDEISLLKFGLKWLKWILYKEGQSEFREIRTK
- a CDS encoding branched-chain amino acid aminotransferase: MQLTINKTDKLKSRPDDSDLTFGTMFTDHMFNMDYGSDKGWHNPRIEPYAPIQMDPSTMVLHYGQTVFEGLKAYRTASGDIQLFRPKDNFKRMNGSCRKLCIPEFDADAVFSALKELLKIEKDWVPSAPETSLYIRPTIIAMDPFLGVRASYTYRFFIILSPVGVYYKEGFNPVKIWVTKDHVRAVRGGLGEVKTAANYAASLYAGEQAHKNGYTQVLWLDGVEQKYIEEVGSMNIFFVIDDELITPMLSGSILPGITRDSVIALAKMWNIKVSERKISIDEVMKAHASGSLQEIFGTGTAAVVSPVGELKCGDTVLSVGNGKVGPMAHRFFKTLTDIQYDKSEDPLGWVEPV
- a CDS encoding UTP--glucose-1-phosphate uridylyltransferase, with the translated sequence MTPAGEPENLKTFVQKMEADGLPPIVIKTFAYYYNQVAAGETGLIYDRDLTCVGPEDIDDLSDLIKYAETGQHVFKNTVKIILNGGLGTTMGLTQAKSLIDVKPGKTFLEIILRQTLHRRMRLAFMNSFNTHKDTLKALAAYDRPDGPLVFLQHKFPKILQQGLAPAVCLNDPELEWNPPGHGDVYTALYTSGILQKLLDQGVHYAFIANSDNLGATVDPALLGYFSKQNIPFMMEVAERTPADLKGGHIARHKSGRLILRESAQCPKAELDAFRDIDCYRFFNTNNIWINLEFLQTLIRDKKTVRLPMILNPKTLDPRDDNSPPVYQLETAMGAAISLFEGARAVKIPKTRFMPVKTCNDLMELRSDRFVFTDDKQLILNPDCRTDFIRIQLDPNFYSRLDLFDQRFSDGIPSLKDCVSLTIRGDVRFEADVRIKGRVIIENNQPSQAVIKKGATIDTDMVLGD
- a CDS encoding NAD(P)/FAD-dependent oxidoreductase — encoded protein: MPEQKKVDVVILGVGPAGLQAAIHAARKKVSVLLMGRSVKSSLFHAHIENFCCIFKVSGEDMLQAGKEQALGFGAELLEEDVLKIAFAGNRFQIQTESGDRIESKSIVIATGTSRNKLGVPGEEKLLGRGVSYCVECDANFFKGEDVCVVGGESAAAGGALTLVHSSKSVRLVCRSLGVTAALKQELKQSPVIIHEGTWPVEIIGKDKVEGLKTDDGTVLSVSGIFVELGAKGVMELATSLGIQLDQEMRYIATNKQQETNVPGIFAAGDACGPPWQMAKAVGEGCVAGLGAATYVRKIPNAA
- a CDS encoding transglycosylase SLT domain-containing protein produces the protein MRPAKKIWYTILCVCICNLIGISPGFADIYKYIDSNGVLHFTNAPTSSHYRLYIKERPAAALPASLTGKYEPIINAASKRHGISAHLLNAMIKVESDYNPRAVSRKGAKGLMQIMPETMKALNIANGFDPWENIMGGARYFKQLFNRYEGKLPLALAAYNAGPGVVDRFGSIPPFRETEAYVEKVIRYYYLFKRG